In the Ovis aries strain OAR_USU_Benz2616 breed Rambouillet chromosome 18, ARS-UI_Ramb_v3.0, whole genome shotgun sequence genome, CAATCTGCCTTTGGTTTTCTGAAGCCAAGTTTACTGGCTTTAAATCCCAATCCCACTCTGGCCAcattagctgtgtgattttaggCAAATTACTTGACTTCCCTGAGTTTGTAGAATGGTCCCTCTCTCACAGGATTGTGGGGAAGATTCAAAGTGATGACACTTAACTGGGCTTAtacagcatcagattttttttaaggaggGGGGACAATATATAAACTCTGCCCTAGGCAAAGTACCCACCTGACCTGGCTAATCAGTTGGTGCTTGAGGAATCGGGCTGAGCAGACTCAGAGAGCAAAGACAGACAGCCCTgggaaggctgcctggaggagggggcaatGGAGAAACTGGCCAACCAGTCCCCCACAGAAAGGCGATGGGAAGTTGGGACCACAGGAAACCACTGCCTAGTCACCAAGTCCTAATTTAGGCTCTTAGTGTGCACTCAGCCTCTGAGTAGCTGAGAGGCTGGGGAAGAGGAACCCCAAGAAGTGGAAAGTTGCTATCTCCCAGGAGAGCAATTAAGGGATGATTCCAGCGGGTGCAAAGTCACCTGGAACAAAGGTTGGTGAGCTGTAGATGGAGTTGGGTTGTCTGCGAGGAGGAGGCAAGGCTGTTATGTAGCCACACAAGCAGCTGGTGGCCAGAGCACTGGCCTGGGAGGTCACTAAAGGCCCTCACCTTTCTCTCCTGGGGTTCCAAGACCCAGGCCCAGTCAGGGAAGGGTCATGGAGGGGCTAAGGCACCTGGGTCTCCATCATGGATTCTGCGGTCCACAGACACCCTCACCAGCCCCCgccccagaggaggaaagagtTCAGCGCCCCACAAGTTGGCAGGGCTCTGGGAAGGGACTGGTTCCGCAGGGCCTGGCCACGCCCAGATGTCCAGGATGGAACAGCCTGGGCCTGGGAAGCGTGGCCAAGGGTCATGCTAGCTGGCTCTGAGTTGGGGCTCAGGCCCCAGCCTGGCTGGGTGGACTGGGGTCTCCATCAGATAAGGCCTGGCCCACGGGGACATGCGCACTGGAGGAAAACGGTCCCTGTCCCCGTGCCCCTCCCCCGCACACACTGTCCGCCCAGAGCCTGGCTCTGATTGAGCCTCGCTGAGACACAACAGGGCTGCAGCTTCCCTGTTTCTGCCGGGCCCTCCAGCTGGCCCTCCCCCGCTCAGGCCGCTGTTGTCCTCACTGACTCGGCCCCAAGATGAGCCCCGTGCGTCCAGTGCTCAGCACACCCTGGGTTCCAGGAGGGGACGCAGGGCTCCCTCCGTCCTGGAAGCGGCTTCCGCACTCCGGAGAACGTGCCCGTTTCAGGAGCGGCCAGGCCTGGGTCTAAGGCCGCTTCTGGCCACCGTCCCCTGCTGCTCAGGTTGCCTCCCGCCAAAGCCTTGTGGGACCACCCGCTCCTCTGCAGCTCCATTTTCTGGAGTTTCACCAGTCACGCCCGCGACCGCACAGGAGACCGCGGCAGCTTGGGGCCGGGCTACCGGGGCTCTAGGTGGTCTTGGGCGCGGGCAGGCGGCACCCGGACTAGCCGACCGAGAGCGCGCCCCGGACGCGAGGACGGGCGTCGCGCGCTCCCGAGACCCCGCCCCCTCTCCCGGGAAACCCCGCGCGCGCCGGGGGCGGAGTGTCGTGACGTCATCAGCGGGCGCCGCGCCCCAGCCGGAGGCGGAAGCCGCGGCGACGCGAAGCCACGTGCGGCGCCTCCCGGAGTCGGAGGCCGACGAGCGTCGCCGGTGAGGCTTGGCGGGGCTACGGTGGCAGAGCGCGGGTAGTGTGGGGGGCGTCTCCCCGGCAGGCCCTGCACGTCCTGGCAACCCCCCATGGCCGGGCCCAGCCCTGTTGCCGGCCTGGCCTGAGCCGCCGCCCCCGGCCTCTACGCAGGCCAGGCCGATGTTGCTGTTTACTGCCTGCTGCACGGCCCCAGCCTCCGCTGAGGACCCGTGCATTTGCATCGCCCCGTCACCCGTCTGCCCAGGAGCCCCTCAGGGGGAGGGTGAAGAGAGGGGATTCTGCCTGGCCTGGAGGTGACCTCGTGGGCCCCCCCTGTGTGGTCTCTCTCGTCTCACAGCTAGAGAACGGGAGCCAAGCTCCCAGAGAAGGATGCCGAGGGAGAGGGTCAGGTCCTTACTTTGTGGGAATCCTGGGACCCGGCCTCAGCCTCTCCGTCTGAGGTTTGGGCTGATGGCTCTCGTCTTAGGACCAGACCAAGAAGGGCTTTCTCCCTGGATACCAGGGGCACAGTCCTACCTCCTGGCCCCTTACACGTTCATGCCCACACACCTCCCAGGTCCCCAGCACCTGCCGGACCAGCAGCACCATGAGCTTCGTGGCCTACGAGGAGCTGATCAAAGAGGGTGACACAGCCATCCTGTCCCTGGGCCATGGCGCGATGGTGGCCGTGCGCGTGCAGCGGGGGGCCCAGACCCAGACCCGGCACGGCGTCCTGCGGCACTCAGTAGACCTCATTGGCCGCCCCTTCGGCTCCAAGGTGACCTGCGGCCGAGGCGGCTGGGTGTACGTGCTGCACCCCACGCCGGAGCTCTGGACACTGAACCTGCCGCACCGCACCCAGATCCTGTACTCCACCGACATCGCCCTGCTCACCATGATGCTGGAGCTTCGGCCTGGCTCCGTGGTCTGTGAGTCCGGTGAGTTCCGCAGGCTGCCTCTGTACGTGGAGGTGGAGGTTAGACCCAGTGTCCAGGCAGAGGCACAGTTACTCTCCATGTTTCTACAGGGTCTTTCTGGGGGGCTCACTGCAGCGAGGGGGGACAGACACAGGGAAGCTGGTTTAGGAGACTGGTGCTGTCCTCCAGTGAGCCTTGATGGGACCTGACCGAGGACAGCGTGCAGGAGGAGCGGGCGCCCAGGGGGAAGCCTTCCTGtctgaggtggggaggggtggtgagTGCTGCTCGGCGCTGACCAGGGTGCTGACAGAAGGGCAGGGGCGCCTGGCCTAGCGGTCCCTCACTGCTGCGGATGGGAGCCAAGGCCCAGGGCTGAGAATCGCCTCTTTCTGGAGGGAGGCCAGGGCTGCTCCAGGGTGCTCACTGTGGGGGAAGAGCCTGCCTTGTGCTCATCCCAGGCCAGCGCCTTCGTCACTGAGGCCAGGCCTGGCGTGCAGATGGAAGTACCTGAATTCAGATATTCCCAGACTCtgcatgtgtgcgtgcgcacAAACACGTACTGGGGACGGAAGCTTGCAGCCAGACCCAGGTGTGCCTGGATTTCCAGAACGTTTCGCACGCCCCGGGCCCCTGTGCTCCAGGCTCATGAAGAGTTCCCAGCAGCACTGCTGTCAGCTTTTGGAGGCTTCAGGCCGTCTCTTCCGTCTTTGGGCCTCGGTTTCTCCATGCAGATGATGGGATGGTTGCTTTTGCCCAGCCAATCACTTTGAAATGGAGAGAGTCAGGTGCAGAATCTGAGCCATGAGTGGGTTTAGAgagtgggtgggggctgggcaggggccgGCCGCTCAGCACcaggggagctgggggtggaCAGGATTCAGGGCCAGTTCGTCCCctgctgtcccccacccccacccccggccacaAGGCATCCACGGCCAGGGCCTGGCTCCACTCAGCTGAAAAGCGCGGTCAGTGAGCGGGTTTCCGGGCTCCTCTGAGGTGCCAGCTCCCCTTCTGGGAACCGTGGGTAGAGCCGCGACAAGTCAGGCCGGGTTTCTGCTTCTCAAAGGGGAAAGACAGTGGGCCCAGCATGACCGTCTCAGTGTTACTGCGGACTGGGGGCTGCGCTTTTGAGGGTGACTGAGAGGTGTCCCTCTGGCTGGGCAGTCAGGGAGGACCTGATGGGGAGCCGTGAAGAGCCACGGGGTAGGGTCACCCTGAAGGAGAGCCTCGCAGAGACCCTGCATGGGGGACTATCGAGGCCAGGATGGCAGGagcaggaaggagggcagggagtAAGCCCACTCGGCCAGGGGTCACGAGGAGTCTGACTCTGCTGTGGAGCAGAGGCCTGGTCTGACAGCGGCTGTGGAGACAGGCCTGAGGGCAGGGCTCAGGGGCTGTAACGGGGGCAGGGGGCCTAGGTGGGCGCTGTGGGCAGCTGGGGAGAAGCACCTCCtagagagatgggggaggaggtgccagtgggggcgggggcggctccGTGGCGTCTGGCTGGGCGGTCACCGCCCTGGTCACTGGGTACAGAGGCTGGGCAGGGAGTGGCCTTGGGCTGGACCGCTCCAGCTCTGCCCTCGTAAATGCTGGGCTCTGTCTGCTGTCACCGGGGAGGGGTCAGTGTGCAGTGGACACAGAGTATCTCCATCAAGCTTGGCACCTGGAGCCATGAGGGGTGGGGAGGCCATGGAGGGTGATGAGAGACTAGAGGCACCCCCTCGGCACTGCAGGACAAGATGGCAAGCAGGGCAGCCTGAGGCTGGAGGAAGACAGGGGGGATGACATGGGCGTGTTGGTCACCGTGTCACGGTGCGGTGTGCTCCCTCAGGGTGAGGGCAGAGCTCCCATGTGGCGGGAgcagactgggggcaggaagacgGACCGACTCCCATCCCTCGGGCCCATCCACCGCGTGCGGCAGGGCAAGCCTCTTGGTCTGCTCTGCACAGaccctgcagggccctggggcagTCCGGCCCCTCTCAGGATCCCAGTTGGGGCCCCTGGTCTGGGCAACAGGGTTTGCTCCAGagctggggtgggcagggctgcCCCCTGCCCAGCAGGACCTGCACCAGATCAATAGGcagctccccagccccacctgggACAGTCCCTGTGTCCCGGGACCCCACGAGGAGCTCTGGACTGGTCCCTGCTGATAACCCCGGGCTCGGCTGAGCTTGTGGGCCCTGGTGGGTCTCCCCAGGGTGAAGGTGGGCCTGTCTCCCGCCTGACTCCCACCCCGCCCGGCCAGGCACCGGCAGCGGCTCTGTGTCCCACGCCATCATCCGCACCATCGCCCCCACGGGGCACCTGCACACGGTGGAGTTCCACCAGCAGCGGGCGGAGAGGGCACGGCAGGAGTTCCAGGAGCACCGCGTGGGCCGCTGGGTGACCGTGCTGAACCAGGATGTGTGCCGCAGTGGCTTCGGCGTGAGCCACGTGGCGGACGCCGTCTTCCTGGACATCCCCTCACCTTGGGAGGCCGTGGGGCACGCCTGGGATGCCCTGAAGGTCGAAGGTGAGCTGGGCTTCTGGGAGCGGAAGGGTCAGGGGGTTGGGGTGGGTCAGAGTGGCCCGGGGAGGTTGGGGGGTGGTTGGAGGAGTCAGGACTGGGGAGCACGGGGCTCAGCTGGGCCCCCGCCCCTTGGCTTGGCCCACTCCCACCCCAAGGTGGGTGATGTCTGAGGTCCCTGGGGAATGTCTGTACAGCCCTGTCTGAGTGAGAGGCGGAGCATGCCGGAGGTCAGAGGTTAGCCCCTGACCCCAGCCGGTCCCTGCAGAGTCTTCTCTCCCCACCAGCTGCAAGCCGGGCGAATGCACCCCTTTTAGGGAAGATGTTGGGTGCAGAGGCGGGGAGGTCGGCTCTGAGCCAGGAGGCGCTGGCGAGGCCCTGGGTTTTTCCCTTTTCTGGAGAAGTTGCTGGCTctggcagccaggcctccctgcctcctccccactgAGCAGAGCAGCGGGAGGGGGAAGCCCGGAGGCCCTGGGGATGGCCCGCCCCTCTGAACGACGATGCTTGGCCAGTGGGTCCTAGTGGGTCCCCTGCCCACTGGCGTTGGACTCCCGTGTCCTCGGTCTGTACCCGGGTAGCCGGGGAGCACtagcgcccccgcccccgccccttcTGCTTGGCCCCCGATGCCCACAGGTCCGTCCTGCCCCCAGGGGCCCCGTGAGGCCAGAGCCGGGCGCGTGGCCTGGGCTGAGTGCAGGCGGTCCCTGGCCCGGGAGCCCTGCATGTGTTGTCCTGTCCCCTCCGCCCCACTGAGCCCTGCTCTCTGCATCTGCTTGTTCTGGCCCAGAGGCTCTCGACTCCCTCGTGGTCTGGCTGTTCTCCAGGGCTTGCCTGCCTGCGTGAGCCCGGCTCCGGCTCAGTGCAGCCCCCGGGGCTCGGCCTTACCCAGTGGGGCCACCTCGGCTGTGCACATAGGGGCTGGGCTCCGCGAGGTGACCCTGTGCCCTCCAGCTTGACCTCAACTCTGCCTCTGAGCCCAGGACTCCTTGCCGAGGCTGAGATGACCAGGCCTCAGGGACCTTTCAGGGCTGTCCCCAGGcaccttccctcccccagcctggctTCCCCGCCCCTGCCCTGCAGGGGAGATTTGGGATGGGCCAGGGGAGATCTGGGATTGGGCCTGGGCCCGGCTGGGGGAGATGGCAGGCAGGAAGggctcccaccccctcccccgcccgtCATCCCTGAGCCTAGGGCTGGCTCTGTAGGCGCCTCCAGTTGCAGAAGCCAGGACAGCCTCTAATTTTCTGTGACAGCAGCCCCCGCCCCAGGCCACTCCTTGTGGCTGGAGCTGTTCTGGGCTCAGCGAGCGCTCCAGCAGCTGCCGTGGGGAGACTCCACCCTGGCGCCAGCCCTCGGCCGCCAGTGGGGGTCGGGATGGCCGTGCCCGCTGGCGGCCCATGGAGTGAGGTGGTGGGCTTGGTGCAGGCGGCCCCTTCCACGTGGGCCCTGCCGGCTCCTCCGCTCTGAGGCCTCAGCTCCTCGTGGCCGGAGGGCTTGGCCGTCCTCGGAGCCCGGAGCGGGGTTCCGGGCGTCCACGCCTCGCACAGCGGCGtccctccccacacccactcCTGAAGGGGCCCGGCTGCGTCTCCTCTGCGCTGAGGTCCAGGCCACAGACCCCTGGGCAGAGGGACGCCGGcgggggcgggtgggggtgggctctggggtggctgggggcggggcttggGGACCCGCCCTCTGACCCGGCCTcttgctcccctcccccccctccccgcGCAGGTGGGCGCTTCTGCTCCTTCTCACCCTGCATCGAGCAGGTCCAGCGCACGTGCCAGGCGCTGGCGGCCTGCGGCTTCTCGGAGCTGAGCACCCTGGAGGTGCTGCCGCAGGTCTACAACGTGCGCACCATCAGCCTGCCCGCGCCCGACCTCGGCGCCAGCCCCGGCCCCGACGCCGGCCCCTTCCGCAGCGGCACGCCCATGAAGGAAACCGTGGGCCACACCGGCTACCTGACCTTCGCCACCAAGACTCCGGGCTAGGGAGCCGCGCCCGGAGCTCCGGGGAGCTGGGACGTGAAGCTCGGGCCAGAGACTGCCTTGTATGGTCAGCTGCCGCCTGCCGGGGCTGGTGTTTAGAAATGGACTTGCAGCGGGGAGGGTGGGGCGAGGGGGCCTCCCCGGACGGCTGGCTGGGTGACGGGTAGGGGGGCTGCCGCCGTGTGCAGCATCGCGGCCCTGGCAGGGAGCGCTCCCGCCTGCGGCCCCACGGGGTCAGCGTGCCCGCCCTGCCAGTTCGTGGCCTCGCGGTCTTCACTGCCGCGGGCTCCTCCGGGTGGGCACGTAGCCCCAAACAGGGAGGGTGGAGGCAAAGGCCTGGGACGGTGGCCTTGGGCCCAGGGCCCCCACCGCCCGGCTGCAAGCAGAGAGGTGGCCTCAGGCCCGAGCTCCCACTGGGCCGATGCCCAGGTTCCCTCCTGGCAGGCCCCACCCACCACCTGGCTTCTCCACCCGGGAAGCGCAGCCTCTGAGGCCCGGCCAGAGCCTCGAGTGCGTATCCGTGAGAAGACAGCGTCACGTGGCGGGGAGACCAGAGCCGGACTTGGGCCTGCCTCCTGGCGGGTGGCGGTGCTAGAGCTGGTCTGCGTGCCTGCCCGGAGGGGCCCCGAGGTCTGGCTTGAGCTCCGCCCCGCCCTGCCCGCCCTCCAGTTCCGTATGGCCTCCCCCTGCACCCTGTTTCACAAAGGGCCTGGGTGCCTGCTCTGGTCTCAGCCCGCCCGCAGGAGCCTCGGTCACCCTGTGTTGGCACAAGAGCCCCAGGGGCCCGTGCTGGCCTGGGGCTGCTGCCCAATCACGCGCAGCGGAGAAATAAATGCTGTTGCCACCGCGCCATGACTGGTCCCCTGGTGCCTCGAAGCCAGTCCTCCACTCCCTACAGCAGCATGCAGCTGGACCTCGCCACACGGCCGCCCGGCCCCTGCTCCTTCCTCTCACGGGGCCACCGCCACAGGGCTGTGGACTCCAGGACAATGGCCTGGGACATGGTGGACAAAGGGGCCAGTGTGTGGCCACCCCCATCCGGCTGCAGAGAGGGCCGCTTGTtcctggagtgggggtgggggaggggagacatCGCTccggggctgtgtgtgtgtgtctgtccatATCCGGCTGGGGTGTGTCCATCAGTCCGTCCATGTCCGGCTGGGCCCGACCTCCCAGGCCTGCTGTTCTAGCCCCAGGCCACCACCCAGGTTTTAGGGGTCCTTGGGGTTGTGCCAAATGAGGTGAACCTCCAAGAGgaccagtctcctctttcatgacggggtgggggggtggacaTCCTGTCTCCTAGGAAGACCTATGTCCCCTGTGAGACCCTAGGGTCCCCCGAACTCCTTGCTCTGTTCCAGGGGTCAGGTCCCCCTTTAAGAACCTGTGCTGACCTCTGATCACAAGCCTAATGTGGGGACAGGAAGGGCCTGGGCTCTCCTCGGCCTTCCAGAGAGGCCTGTGGGGTGTATGTGTAGGGGGACAGGCCCTGTGCTTCCTGGGGTGAGGCTCTGGGGCCTGCACCAGGGTCCCTGTGAGCCGGAAGGGAAACCAGCCCAGGATGGATGACAGGCGGAGGGCTACCAGGTTCCGGGTCAGGATTCCTGGCCTCCTGTCCATGCACATGGTTATGCTTGGCACAGAGCTGCTCTTTTAAGGATGGATGGTCCTCCAGCCCCTCGACTGGGCCCACATACAAGCCCCCAGAGCTCCACCAGACCTCGATCCCATCCCAGGGGCTTCAGCCTGGAGCCCCACCTGGCCCTGAGCCAGCAGTGAGCTCCCGCCCACCCTTCAAAGCCCCTCAAGCCTctcacccccgcccccagatGGTCTCCCACACAGCCCTTCCCTGCGCCCCCGCACCCCAGCTCGCGATCTCCCCTGCAGACAGATGGCCAGAAGCCAGGCGGTTCCCTTAAATCCTTCAAATGGGGAGCGTGCCACCCAGGGCCCCTGGTGAGTGAGTGACCGATGAGCAGGTCACTTGGTCACTCCCTCGAGGCAGCAGCCTGGGGCTGGTCACAGGACAAGGATTCACCGGGAAAGTCCCGTCCAGCCCCAGACGTGCACCCCTGACTTTCAGTTTTTCCTCAAAGTCCTGGACCCACGTGGCCCCGGCCCGAGGGGTGTGATGCGtcaccctgccccccaccccacccctgctcctgGGCCCAAGCCCTGGAGACAGCTGGCCTGGGTATGAGACTCACCTGCCCGAGGGCCCCAGGTCAGGATCAGAGCCCACTTCTGTGGGGGCCGCCTCCAGCCAGCTCCCCTGGAAGGCCCCAGGCCCTCCCCTCTCAGCCCCAAGGTGAGCTGCCCGTGGCCCCCCGTGTCCCCCTCACCCCATCACCTACCTCAGAGGGGCTCATGCTCTATGCCCAACCTGGGGTGGTGCGGGGAGGGACCCTTGAATCAGTACCTGCCTCGCAGGGTGTGGTCAGGGCTGGGGTGGGCTTCCcatccccagccccctccccatccccttctctctgcctccGTGGCCTCTGTTCTCCCAGGAATGTATGGCGTCTAGCTTGTGTGGGAGACGGGGTGGGCTGCTTGGGACCCTGGCCCgggattgggggtggggatggtgcgGCTCCTACCCCATCCCAGCCCAGTGTGTGGGGAGAGAAACAGGCCTGTGCTGCAGAGGCGAGACTTGCCAAGATCCGGCCCACCCGCCCAGGACCTCCCACATCTGACACCCTGCTCGACTGTGTGGTTGTCAGCGTGACCATAGACGCCAAAGGGCAGACATGGCTATTGTGATCCTAGAAGGCTCCTTGGAAGAGGTGACGGTCCTGCATGTGGAAGGGCAGATGGGACTTAGAGGCAGGTGAGCAGGCGGCCTCCCCAGGCAGAACAGCTTCCCACGACCCGGGAGAGGAAGTTGAAAGCGCCAGGAGCGACTGCTTTGGAGCAAGGTTGAATCAGAGCGCAGCCTCTGGCTGGAAACTGCCAGCCACGTTTGCAAGGCTTCTGAGCTCACGCAGGTTGCAGGACCAGTTCTCCGCTCTGCCCAGGGGCTGCAAGGCTCCCATGCCagccggggcggggtggggggtgcgcCTTCCTTCCATTGGCGCCTCAGGTGAGAGGGTCCTGGGTTGGGGGGTTGCCCCTGCTGGAGGTCTTGGTTCCCAGTGCTCCCAAGAGGGAGCAAGCAAGATGAGTCCTCACGGCAACCACCTTCATCAGCCTTGGGCGCCCTCACCCAACAAACGGGCTGAGCACCCTGGGGCGCTGAGCACCCAGGCCTCCAGGGCAGTCTGTCCTGTCCTCAAGGGCTCAGGGGAACCAGGCACAGATGGTGCAGGCGAGAAGTGCCTGCTCTTAGCAAAGCAagcagtgggggcagggaggaacaAGAAGGCCTTGCCAGGACGTGGCCTCCGCAGTCACAGGGGAACAAGGACTTTGGACAGGGCCCCACAGGCCTCCCGTCCCCAGCAGGGATAGCcagaccccacactgccctcccgAGGATGCACTTAAGGGTTCAGGCTTCCAGAACCacatcctccctccctcctgcctgcctgAGGGGTGCGGGGGGAGGGACAGCTGCCACGGGATGAAGCATCACATGGATGTGTGGACAGTCTGTGTCCACAGTGTCTCGGTGACGGTCAACACCCGTGGGAGCCACCACTGCCTCCAGGAAGACCTCTGATCTTGCATTTGCCAAGGCCAGAATTTGAGGACTGCTTCTGAGTCCATCTGAGACATGTCCTCTGCACTTTGTAGGACTTGAATAGCTTTTTGCACCTTCAGGGACACTTGCATGTGTATCAGAAGGCGTGACACTGAGACTCTTCTGGAAAATCCGGGTCACACAGTCCCTGTGCCTGTAGCCAGCTGTGTAACTAAACCAGGAACAGGCTCCTGGGCCGCACACAGGCAGGCAGCACGGCTGACCCCCAGGTTCAGAAGTAGGTGTATTAGTCAGCTGTCCCCACAGACGTGCTGCATAACAAAtaatcacccccaccccccctacCCCCGCTccaaaaaaaaattca is a window encoding:
- the TRMT61A gene encoding tRNA (adenine(58)-N(1))-methyltransferase catalytic subunit TRMT61A; amino-acid sequence: MSFVAYEELIKEGDTAILSLGHGAMVAVRVQRGAQTQTRHGVLRHSVDLIGRPFGSKVTCGRGGWVYVLHPTPELWTLNLPHRTQILYSTDIALLTMMLELRPGSVVCESGTGSGSVSHAIIRTIAPTGHLHTVEFHQQRAERARQEFQEHRVGRWVTVLNQDVCRSGFGVSHVADAVFLDIPSPWEAVGHAWDALKVEGGRFCSFSPCIEQVQRTCQALAACGFSELSTLEVLPQVYNVRTISLPAPDLGASPGPDAGPFRSGTPMKETVGHTGYLTFATKTPG